A single Caretta caretta isolate rCarCar2 chromosome 2, rCarCar1.hap1, whole genome shotgun sequence DNA region contains:
- the LOC142070865 gene encoding uncharacterized protein LOC142070865 yields the protein MQSSSAEVTMMESQNRKRAPAWTEREVRDLIAVWGEESVLSELRSSFRNAKTFLKISQGMKDRGHNRDPKQCRVKLKELRQAYQKTREANSRSGSEPQTCRFYDELHAILGGSATTTPAVLFDSFNGDGGNTEVGFGDEEDDDEEVVDSSQQASGETGFPDSQELFLTLDLEPVPPEPTQGCFLDSAGGEGTSAACVSMITGSSPSQRLVKLRKKKKRTRDEMFSELMLSSHTDRAQTNAWRQIMSECRKAQNDREERWRAEESKWRAEESKWRAEDRAEAQRWRQRDERRQDSMLRLLQDQTSMLQCMVELQQRQLEHRLPLQPLCNQPPSSPSSIASTPRRPRTR from the exons atgcagagctcatcagcagaggtgaccatgatggagtcccagaatcgcaaaagagctccagcatggactgaacgggaggtacgggatctgatcgctgtttggggagaggaatccgtgctatcagaactccgttccagttttcgaaatgccaaaacctttctgaaaatctcccagggcatgaaggacagaggccataacagggacccgaagcagtgccgcgtgaaactgaaggagctgaggcaagcctaccagaaaaccagagaggcgaacagccgctctgggtcagagccccaaacatgccgcttctatgatgagctgcatgccattttagggggttcagccaccactaccccagccgtgttgtttgactccttcaatggagatggaggcaatacagaagtaggttttggggacgaagaagatgatgatgaggaggttgtagatagctcacagcaagcaagcggagaaaccggttttcccgacagccaggaactgtttctcaccctagacctggagccagtaccccccgaacccacccaaggctgcttcctggactcagcaggcggagaagggacctctg ctgcatgtgtttcaatgatcacaggatcttctccttcccagaggctagtgaagcttagaaagaaaaaaaaacgcactcgcgatgaaatgttctccgagctcatgctgtcctcccacactgacagagcacagacgaatgcgtggaggcaaataatgtcagagtgcaggaaagcacaaaatgaccgggaggagaggtggagggctgaagagagtaagtggcgggctgaagagagtaagtggcgggctgaagacagggctgaagctcaaaggtggcggcagcgtgatgagaggaggcaggattcaatgctgaggctgctgcaggaccaaaccagtatgctccagtgtatggttgagctgcagcaaaggcagctggagcacagactgccactgcagcccctctgtaaccaaccgccctcctccccaagttccatagcctccacacccagacgcccaagaacgcggtga